Proteins co-encoded in one Bacteroidota bacterium genomic window:
- a CDS encoding ComF family protein, producing MSWISDFISLVYPSVCMACGEGLYKNEDCICNQCIYSLPKTNFHTFDENALNKLFWGRVNVQHAAAFYDFKKEGKVQNLLHQLKYKGQQQVGVKVGNLYGSELLSNEKFASVDLIIPVPLHPDKQKKRGYNQSECFAKGLSQTMHLPYDSETLIRSFASETQTKKSKYLRWENVKTIFKITDTEKIKGKHILLVDDVITTGATIESCAQHLLSVAETKVSIAAIAFTTL from the coding sequence ATGAGTTGGATAAGTGATTTTATTTCCTTGGTATATCCAAGTGTTTGTATGGCTTGCGGAGAAGGACTATACAAAAATGAAGACTGCATTTGTAATCAATGCATTTATTCATTGCCCAAAACAAATTTTCACACGTTTGATGAAAATGCCTTGAACAAACTTTTTTGGGGACGTGTAAATGTGCAACACGCGGCAGCTTTTTATGATTTTAAAAAAGAAGGAAAGGTTCAAAATTTATTGCATCAATTAAAGTACAAAGGTCAACAACAAGTTGGGGTAAAGGTTGGAAATTTGTATGGTAGCGAATTACTGAGTAATGAAAAATTTGCCAGTGTAGACTTAATTATTCCGGTTCCCTTGCATCCCGACAAGCAAAAAAAACGAGGGTATAATCAAAGTGAGTGTTTTGCAAAAGGTTTATCGCAAACTATGCATTTACCATACGACAGCGAAACCTTGATTCGCAGTTTTGCGAGTGAAACACAAACTAAAAAATCGAAATACCTGCGATGGGAAAATGTAAAAACGATATTTAAAATTACCGATACCGAAAAAATAAAAGGCAAACATATTTTGTTGGTAGATGATGTAATCACAACCGGTGCAACCATTGAATCGTGTGCACAACATTTGCTTAGTGTAGCCGAAACCAAAGTGAGTATTGCAGCAATAGCGTTTACAACACTATAA
- a CDS encoding 1-acyl-sn-glycerol-3-phosphate acyltransferase → MKIWARVILYIPGIRFKVHYESKLSPNKTYVYVSNHSSYLDIVLSYCAIPFYFVFMGKQELRKAPLFNIFFKEMNILVDRKSKIGSHRALEEAAKKIDEGHSVVLFPEGTISREAPKLRAFKNGAFKLAIDKQVPIVPISFINNWKLLQDRPFLQGLSRPGLALVEVHRPISTKGLTLDDLLTLKAQVENVIENSLNKHHQKTN, encoded by the coding sequence ATGAAAATTTGGGCTCGTGTAATTTTATATATTCCGGGAATACGCTTTAAGGTTCATTATGAAAGTAAATTGAGCCCAAACAAAACCTATGTGTATGTTTCTAATCACAGTTCGTATTTAGACATTGTTTTAAGCTATTGTGCCATCCCTTTTTATTTTGTTTTTATGGGAAAACAGGAATTAAGAAAAGCCCCCTTGTTTAATATTTTCTTTAAGGAAATGAATATTTTGGTTGATAGAAAAAGCAAAATTGGTTCACATAGAGCATTGGAAGAAGCTGCAAAAAAAATTGATGAAGGTCACAGCGTAGTGCTTTTTCCCGAAGGAACAATATCGCGAGAAGCTCCTAAACTTAGAGCCTTTAAAAATGGGGCATTTAAATTAGCAATTGATAAGCAAGTTCCCATTGTTCCTATTTCGTTTATCAACAATTGGAAACTATTACAAGACCGCCCATTTTTGCAAGGTCTTAGTCGACCTGGATTAGCGTTGGTTGAAGTGCACCGTCCTATTTCAACAAAAGGACTTACGCTCGACGATTTACTCACACTTAAAGCACAAGTTGAAAACGTAATTGAAAACAGTCTAAATAAACACCACCAAAAAACAAATTAA
- the gatC gene encoding Asp-tRNA(Asn)/Glu-tRNA(Gln) amidotransferase subunit GatC: MSRISNETIDKIAHLARLEFEDEAKVEIANDMNRMLDFVDKLNELPTDNVEPLIYMSREVNVLRDDFVTQELTQKEALLNAPKKDSDYFKVPKVVEKK, encoded by the coding sequence ATGAGCCGTATAAGTAACGAAACTATTGATAAAATTGCACATCTGGCGCGCCTCGAATTCGAAGATGAAGCCAAAGTTGAAATAGCCAACGACATGAATCGTATGCTCGATTTTGTAGATAAACTGAATGAATTACCAACCGACAATGTTGAGCCACTTATTTACATGAGCCGCGAGGTAAATGTGCTTCGCGATGATTTTGTAACGCAGGAATTAACTCAAAAGGAAGCACTCTTAAATGCACCCAAAAAGGATTCAGATTATTTTAAAGTACCTAAAGTGGTTGAAAAAAAGTAG
- a CDS encoding SET domain-containing protein, translating to MIHPDTELRFISPKIGFGVVATKLIPKGTITWALDKLDRVFSEAELAAFGNLYQEILDTYCYRDHNGNSILCWDHARFVNHSFNSSCITTAYDYELAVRDILPGEQLTDDYGYLNINEPFDAEAEVGSLRSRVMPDDLLRYHGEWDTKLLTAFGNFNKVAQPLSKFLSKETLEKSKLIADGKQKMDSILNCYFDPKK from the coding sequence ATGATTCATCCGGATACTGAACTTCGCTTTATTAGTCCAAAAATTGGATTCGGTGTTGTAGCCACTAAACTTATTCCAAAAGGTACCATTACCTGGGCTTTAGATAAACTTGACCGAGTTTTCAGCGAGGCTGAACTTGCTGCTTTTGGAAATTTATATCAGGAAATTTTAGATACCTATTGTTACCGTGATCACAACGGAAATTCTATTTTATGTTGGGACCATGCTCGATTTGTAAATCACAGTTTTAACTCGAGTTGCATTACTACTGCATATGATTATGAATTGGCTGTACGAGATATTTTGCCGGGTGAGCAACTTACGGATGATTATGGCTATTTAAATATTAACGAGCCATTTGATGCTGAAGCAGAAGTCGGTAGTTTGCGCAGCCGTGTGATGCCGGATGATTTATTAAGATATCATGGTGAATGGGATACAAAACTGCTTACTGCATTTGGTAATTTTAATAAGGTAGCGCAACCATTATCAAAGTTTTTATCCAAAGAAACACTTGAAAAATCGAAACTAATTGCAGATGGAAAACAAAAAATGGATTCGATTTTGAATTGCTATTTTGACCCAAAAAAATAA
- a CDS encoding BrxA/BrxB family bacilliredoxin encodes MYPEQLVKPMQAELNAVGFEDLTTPQAVDAAIENSKGTVLVVVNSVCGCAAGAARPGIKMAVSGDKKPDKLTAVFAGFDMDAVAQARKHMAPYPPSSPSIALYKDGKLVHFIERHHIEGRSAQMIADNLKMAFEEYC; translated from the coding sequence ATGTATCCCGAACAATTAGTAAAGCCAATGCAAGCAGAATTAAATGCTGTTGGTTTTGAAGATTTAACTACTCCACAGGCTGTTGATGCTGCTATTGAAAACAGCAAAGGTACAGTGTTGGTAGTTGTAAATTCAGTTTGCGGATGTGCTGCAGGAGCTGCGCGTCCGGGAATTAAAATGGCCGTATCGGGCGATAAAAAACCGGATAAATTAACTGCGGTTTTTGCCGGATTTGATATGGATGCCGTTGCACAAGCTCGTAAACACATGGCTCCTTATCCGCCTTCCTCTCCAAGTATTGCATTGTACAAAGACGGAAAGCTGGTTCATTTTATTGAACGCCATCACATTGAAGGCCGCAGTGCACAAATGATTGCCGACAATTTAAAAATGGCATTTGAAGAATATTGCTAA
- a CDS encoding tandem-95 repeat protein, with amino-acid sequence MQLPSTRKILGLAFVLFLAQTAIAQVVRPFTTYYQTNQKGGIVYISNVSVSCGSASGCAAAEAELPPAGTTQNNDFNQEYIDIDNDGATFMSSSDSLNLPACSNITYAGLFWGGSVNNATPNFANRGKVKIKANGGSYVEIDADSIVSNNSGSITYHCYKNITSFAQTAGRFARYTIADLVTQTGSANRFGGWTLVVAYRNDLETQKNLTVFGGVANISTTFTPVQIDLNGFLTPPTGPVTLEMGVVAFDGDRGFLQDSMYFNGAGTYIPVSDALNPSRDIFNSTIGNKGVENPFRIPLLHNTMGWDADIFAPDNSTKNFIGNNATSASLRLTTGNENYYAQVVTTAIDVYEPDIRLGNTTIDINGGLLLPGDTLEYTVTMQNLGSDTAINAMIIDTIPFNLDYVPNSIRVIAGPNQGSKTDVAGDDQGDFDAAANRIIVRIGNGANATTGGSLADSPSGTDSTTIKFRATVTTECIKLRCSEFVNSLASGVATGFLSGNTQTNFSNPSIFDGQGCPIPGFTSTFITLPPTCALPPDTAFSACPPFQFSTLATALPGYVYFNAGFNPVAIASASATYFGIKTLTTGCTDTIALNITIFPSPAFTSITQTNPTCGLPNSGSFVVNGINPSDSIAFTVGASHSNASTYVVVSSLTPANTFQNLTAGTYTIRLKNATSCTLDQTVVLAPASNCAPVAADDAFTTPENIVLNNTVATNDGDLNGDPLTFTIITNTAHGNTVMNADGSFTYTPALNYNGLDTLVYKVCDNGAPSLCDTAIAVITVTPINNAPIAVDDVDTTNEDTILNSTVATNDSDIEGNALTYSLLTNSVNGVVLVNSNGTYTYTPSANFNGTDSFTYLVCDDGIPSLCDTALVTITVNPVNDSPIAVDDTLFGGINLALNGDVSVNDNDVDGDPLSFSVITNPINGVVVMNSNGTFTYTPNNGFSGNDTLYYTVCDNGAPALCDTAMVVLGINTINLAPVAVDDSGIITDEDTPVNGDVSTNDFDPNNDPLTFSLLSNAANGNVVVNSDGTFTYTPALNFNGTDTFTYLVCDTGVAALCDTGLVTITVNPVNDAPVAIDDVVFGGLNLSVNGNASTNDFDVDGDTLSYSVVSGPDSGSVVFNNDGTFTYTPNNNFIGNDTIYYAVCDNGTPVLCDTAFIVVGVNTINLAPIATDDAGFTTPEDTQLNGDVSLNDFDPNANPLTFTLLANATNGTVILNSNGTFTYTPNANFNGNDSFTYQVCDNGAPALCDSATVFITVSSVNDAPFAVDDVLATTINTTVNGNAATNDFDVDGDSLFYSIIGLPANGTSILNSNGTFSYQPNTGFTGNDTIVYQVCDNGSPVLCDTAIIVIGVNLVNFAPSAVNDTLTTNEDTQLLGDVSTNDTDPNLNPLSYTVLVNVLHGTLVLNANGSFTYTPALNYNGPDTFSYQVCDNGIPALCDTAVVFITVTPVNDKPVAVDDNTSTNSQTPVSGTVATNDFDVDVDPLTFSVLTQPNLGTIVLNANGAYTYTPSGTAGVDTVVYVVCDNGSPALCDTALLIITVQQAITTPTATDDTFSTNEDTQLNADVSLNDATGGNLVTYSILTNASNGTAVMNTNGTFTYTPNLNYNGPDSFTYTICTNGPSILCDTAVVSITVVPVNDIPLAVDDNYITNFNTALSSDVSINDSDIDGNTLSFTLVSNVTNGSLTFNSNGTFLYTPNAGFSGTDTFEYSVCDNGTPQLCDTALVTIVVNPDLPFVLVGVAKSVSTPIAAGNGSFTVSYKITVKNYGNTIASDVQVVDNLAATFPPPATFSITSLQAINFVTNPLYNGTSNTNLLEPITNQLTAGASDTITLTLLVNPAGNVGPFVNIAQASALSSQPDSSVNGNNPDPDGNGIPSENGATPLLFPATKFQIGLGKTAVVAPQSDGTFDVTYTFEVENMGDIPLTNIDVIDNLNTTFPSPLTSNIVAVSASGSLVANSNYTGTGANTNLLNSQQSNLAPAAKHTIVLKVNVNTHGTSGTYNNSAEAHGTGPGTSITKDVSNNGHIDDNLNGNPSDQGEDTPTPVTLNGEVIVTPLVLDVPEGFTPDGDAQNEFFVIQGLSNYPDNELTIYNRWGNIVYQKTGYDNTWNGYSDKGDGKVTQGTYYYLLELNKDDEKALKGYIVIEY; translated from the coding sequence ATGCAATTACCATCTACTCGAAAAATTCTTGGACTGGCATTCGTTTTATTTCTTGCACAAACAGCCATAGCTCAAGTTGTACGCCCTTTCACTACCTATTATCAAACCAATCAAAAGGGAGGTATTGTATATATTTCCAATGTGAGTGTTTCCTGCGGAAGCGCTAGTGGTTGTGCTGCAGCTGAAGCTGAATTGCCTCCTGCAGGTACCACTCAAAACAACGATTTTAACCAAGAATACATCGATATTGACAACGATGGCGCAACCTTTATGTCGTCAAGCGATAGCTTAAATTTACCTGCTTGTAGCAACATTACCTATGCCGGACTTTTTTGGGGCGGATCGGTTAACAACGCTACTCCTAATTTTGCCAATCGCGGAAAAGTAAAAATAAAGGCAAATGGCGGCAGCTATGTTGAAATTGATGCCGATTCTATTGTAAGCAATAACTCAGGCTCTATTACCTATCATTGCTATAAAAACATTACTTCTTTTGCGCAAACAGCCGGTAGATTTGCCCGTTATACTATTGCCGATTTAGTTACACAAACAGGTTCTGCTAACCGTTTTGGCGGTTGGACACTTGTTGTTGCTTACCGCAATGACCTTGAAACTCAAAAAAACCTTACTGTATTTGGTGGTGTTGCAAACATCAGTACCACATTTACTCCGGTTCAAATAGATTTAAATGGATTTTTAACTCCTCCAACCGGACCGGTTACTCTTGAAATGGGTGTTGTTGCTTTTGATGGCGATAGAGGCTTTCTGCAAGACAGTATGTACTTTAATGGAGCCGGAACTTATATTCCTGTGAGTGATGCTTTAAACCCTTCACGGGATATTTTTAACAGTACAATCGGAAACAAAGGTGTAGAAAACCCTTTTCGCATTCCGCTTTTACACAATACAATGGGTTGGGATGCCGATATTTTTGCACCGGATAACAGCACGAAGAATTTTATTGGAAACAACGCTACGTCTGCATCTTTGCGCCTTACTACCGGAAACGAAAACTACTATGCTCAAGTAGTTACCACAGCAATTGATGTGTACGAACCGGATATTCGATTAGGAAATACAACAATTGATATTAACGGTGGATTGCTACTTCCAGGCGATACGCTTGAATACACAGTTACCATGCAAAATCTGGGTAGCGATACTGCAATTAATGCAATGATTATTGATACAATTCCGTTTAACCTCGATTATGTGCCCAATTCAATTCGTGTAATTGCCGGACCAAATCAAGGAAGTAAAACCGATGTGGCTGGCGACGATCAAGGTGATTTTGATGCTGCTGCCAACCGTATTATTGTTCGTATTGGAAATGGTGCAAATGCCACAACCGGTGGTTCTCTTGCCGATAGTCCTTCAGGAACCGACAGTACCACCATTAAATTTAGGGCCACTGTTACCACAGAGTGTATAAAATTGAGATGCAGTGAATTTGTAAACTCACTCGCATCAGGTGTTGCAACCGGATTTTTATCAGGGAACACACAAACAAATTTTAGTAATCCAAGTATTTTTGACGGACAAGGTTGCCCGATTCCTGGATTTACCAGTACCTTTATTACCCTGCCGCCAACCTGTGCTTTACCACCCGATACTGCATTCAGTGCTTGTCCTCCGTTTCAGTTTTCAACATTAGCAACTGCCTTACCGGGATATGTATATTTTAACGCAGGTTTTAATCCGGTAGCAATCGCCAGCGCTAGCGCAACCTATTTTGGTATCAAAACCTTAACAACCGGTTGCACCGATACCATCGCACTTAACATTACTATTTTTCCATCTCCAGCTTTTACTTCTATCACCCAAACTAATCCAACTTGTGGTTTACCAAATAGCGGTTCTTTTGTTGTAAACGGAATTAATCCAAGCGACTCAATTGCTTTTACTGTGGGAGCTTCGCATAGCAATGCTAGTACCTACGTAGTTGTTTCGAGTTTAACTCCTGCAAATACATTTCAAAACCTTACCGCCGGCACATATACCATTCGTTTAAAAAATGCTACTTCCTGTACACTCGATCAAACGGTTGTTTTGGCACCGGCTAGTAATTGTGCTCCGGTTGCCGCAGACGATGCTTTTACTACACCTGAAAATATAGTACTTAATAATACTGTTGCTACTAACGATGGTGATTTAAATGGTGATCCTTTAACTTTTACAATCATTACCAATACTGCCCACGGCAATACAGTAATGAATGCAGACGGAAGTTTTACCTATACTCCTGCACTTAATTACAACGGACTAGATACACTTGTTTATAAAGTATGCGACAACGGGGCTCCTTCACTTTGTGATACAGCAATTGCAGTAATTACGGTTACACCTATTAATAATGCTCCTATAGCTGTTGATGATGTTGATACCACAAACGAAGACACTATTTTAAACTCAACCGTAGCAACTAACGATAGCGACATTGAAGGGAATGCACTTACTTATAGCCTGCTTACAAATAGTGTCAACGGAGTAGTTTTAGTAAATAGCAATGGTACTTATACCTACACACCTTCAGCTAATTTTAACGGTACTGATAGTTTCACCTATTTGGTTTGCGACGATGGAATCCCTTCACTTTGTGATACAGCTTTGGTTACCATTACAGTAAATCCAGTGAACGATTCACCAATTGCTGTTGATGATACGCTTTTTGGTGGAATTAATTTGGCACTTAACGGGGATGTTTCTGTGAACGATAATGATGTAGATGGCGACCCTCTTAGCTTTTCTGTTATAACGAATCCAATAAATGGAGTTGTGGTGATGAACTCAAATGGAACATTTACTTATACACCTAACAATGGTTTTAGCGGCAACGATACTTTATATTATACTGTTTGCGACAATGGAGCACCAGCGCTATGTGATACAGCAATGGTGGTACTTGGAATTAACACCATCAACCTGGCACCTGTAGCTGTTGATGATAGCGGAATTATAACCGATGAGGATACTCCAGTAAACGGCGATGTTAGCACCAACGATTTCGATCCCAATAACGATCCACTTACATTTAGCTTACTAAGCAATGCTGCTAATGGCAATGTAGTTGTTAATTCGGATGGTACATTTACCTATACTCCCGCCTTAAATTTCAATGGTACCGACACATTTACTTACTTGGTTTGCGATACCGGTGTTGCTGCTCTTTGTGATACGGGACTTGTAACCATTACGGTTAATCCTGTGAACGACGCCCCTGTTGCAATTGATGATGTTGTTTTTGGTGGATTAAATTTATCGGTTAATGGAAATGCATCTACCAACGATTTTGATGTGGATGGAGATACACTAAGTTATTCAGTGGTTTCAGGTCCTGATAGTGGTAGTGTTGTATTTAATAACGATGGTACTTTTACATATACTCCCAATAATAATTTCATAGGTAACGACACTATTTATTATGCTGTATGCGATAATGGAACTCCTGTATTGTGCGATACAGCGTTTATTGTAGTGGGTGTAAATACCATCAACCTTGCTCCAATAGCTACAGACGATGCAGGCTTTACCACTCCGGAAGATACTCAACTCAACGGAGATGTTTCCTTGAATGATTTCGACCCTAATGCAAATCCCCTCACTTTTACCTTGCTTGCGAATGCCACCAATGGTACAGTAATTCTGAATTCAAATGGGACATTTACATATACACCCAATGCTAATTTTAACGGCAATGATAGCTTTACCTATCAGGTGTGCGATAATGGAGCTCCGGCATTGTGCGATTCTGCTACTGTGTTTATTACTGTTAGCTCGGTAAACGATGCGCCATTTGCAGTGGATGATGTACTTGCCACCACTATTAACACAACGGTTAATGGAAATGCTGCTACCAATGATTTTGATGTAGATGGCGATTCGCTCTTTTATTCAATAATTGGATTACCTGCGAATGGAACTTCCATATTGAACAGCAATGGAACATTTAGCTATCAACCAAACACAGGATTTACTGGAAACGACACCATTGTGTATCAAGTATGCGACAATGGAAGCCCCGTGTTGTGTGATACTGCCATAATTGTAATAGGAGTGAACCTTGTAAATTTTGCACCTTCTGCTGTTAACGATACACTTACTACAAATGAAGATACTCAGTTGTTAGGAGATGTTTCAACCAATGATACAGATCCGAATTTAAATCCACTTAGCTATACCGTATTGGTAAATGTGCTTCATGGTACATTAGTGCTTAATGCAAATGGTTCGTTCACCTATACTCCGGCACTCAACTACAATGGACCGGATACATTTAGCTACCAGGTTTGCGACAACGGAATTCCCGCACTTTGCGACACAGCTGTAGTATTTATAACTGTAACACCTGTTAATGATAAACCAGTTGCTGTTGATGACAATACCTCAACCAACAGTCAAACTCCTGTTAGTGGCACAGTAGCAACCAACGATTTTGATGTGGATGTAGACCCACTTACGTTTAGTGTTTTAACACAACCAAATCTTGGAACCATTGTTTTAAACGCAAATGGAGCCTATACTTACACTCCTTCAGGAACAGCCGGGGTAGATACAGTAGTTTATGTAGTGTGCGATAACGGTTCTCCGGCTTTGTGTGATACCGCCTTGTTAATTATTACAGTTCAACAAGCAATTACAACACCAACAGCAACCGACGATACATTTAGCACAAACGAAGATACTCAGCTGAATGCAGATGTGTCGCTCAACGATGCTACCGGAGGTAATCTTGTAACTTATTCAATACTAACCAATGCTAGCAATGGAACAGCTGTAATGAATACCAATGGAACCTTTACCTACACGCCAAATTTAAACTACAATGGTCCAGATAGTTTTACCTATACAATTTGTACCAATGGTCCATCTATTCTTTGCGATACAGCAGTTGTTTCAATTACAGTTGTACCTGTAAACGACATTCCGCTGGCAGTTGATGATAATTATATCACTAATTTTAACACTGCCCTCTCAAGCGATGTAAGTATAAATGACAGTGATATTGATGGTAATACCCTTTCATTTACTTTGGTAAGCAATGTTACAAATGGCTCATTAACGTTTAACAGTAATGGAACTTTTTTATACACACCAAATGCAGGATTTAGTGGAACCGATACATTTGAGTATAGCGTTTGCGATAATGGTACACCACAATTATGCGATACCGCTTTGGTTACAATCGTAGTGAATCCGGATTTGCCTTTCGTACTTGTAGGTGTTGCTAAATCAGTATCTACACCAATTGCTGCCGGTAACGGAAGCTTTACAGTAAGCTATAAAATCACCGTTAAAAACTATGGTAATACAATTGCTTCAGACGTACAAGTAGTGGATAATTTAGCTGCTACTTTTCCTCCTCCGGCTACTTTTAGTATAACTTCACTTCAGGCAATTAATTTTGTTACCAATCCGCTTTACAACGGTACTTCTAACACCAATTTATTAGAGCCTATAACCAATCAATTGACAGCTGGTGCTAGCGACACAATTACGCTTACTTTATTGGTAAATCCAGCAGGTAATGTTGGTCCATTTGTAAATATTGCTCAGGCATCTGCGTTGAGTAGCCAACCCGATTCCTCAGTAAATGGTAATAACCCTGATCCCGATGGAAATGGTATTCCTTCTGAAAATGGAGCAACTCCATTGCTGTTTCCTGCTACAAAATTCCAGATTGGTTTGGGTAAAACAGCAGTTGTTGCGCCACAAAGCGACGGAACATTTGATGTAACCTACACCTTCGAAGTTGAGAATATGGGAGATATTCCTTTGACAAATATTGATGTAATTGATAACTTAAATACAACGTTCCCTTCTCCACTTACCAGTAACATTGTTGCAGTTAGCGCGAGTGGAAGCTTGGTTGCAAATAGCAACTATACAGGAACCGGTGCCAATACAAACTTGCTCAATTCACAACAAAGCAACCTTGCTCCGGCTGCTAAACACACTATTGTATTAAAAGTAAATGTCAACACCCATGGCACCTCCGGCACCTATAACAATTCGGCCGAAGCACATGGAACCGGACCAGGTACTTCTATTACAAAAGATGTGAGTAACAATGGCCATATTGATGATAACTTAAATGGAAATCCTAGCGATCAAGGTGAAGATACACCAACTCCGGTTACTTTGAATGGTGAGGTGATTGTAACTCCGCTAGTTTTGGATGTTCCCGAAGGATTTACTCCGGATGGAGATGCTCAAAACGAGTTTTTTGTAATACAAGGTTTATCGAATTACCCCGACAATGAACTTACTATCTACAACCGATGGGGAAATATTGTATACCAAAAAACAGGATACGACAACACTTGGAATGGATACTCGGATAAAGGAGATGGAAAGGTTACCCAAGGAACTTATTATTACTTGCTTGAACTGAATAAGGATGATGAAAAGGCATTAAAAGGCTATATCGTTATTGAATACTAA
- a CDS encoding type IX secretion system membrane protein PorP/SprF produces the protein MKKFITKKLIICSLFLLLGSTAKVLAQYDPMFTQYMFNEMFINPAYAGSKEALAINALHRQQWVGFEGRPVTTTLSMHGPLANNKMGIGLSLLNENIASGKLKRNLAYITYAYRIKTGENGHLSFGLMGGAHIQSNNYASLQTTDINDVRFSANTGNVMTPNFGAGIYYSTQKFYAGLSLPRMVADNLGITSTGDVKKNTSIDPSKFHYYFTIGRVFDAGDNVKLKPQVMLKAVKNAPVEMDLNLSALLMEKIWIGASYRTKADLSFIAGIQVNPQFLVSYSYDYSLNDLGSYTSGSHEIGLGYVFGFKGKKVISNRYF, from the coding sequence ATGAAAAAATTCATCACAAAAAAACTGATTATCTGCTCGCTGTTTTTATTACTTGGCTCAACCGCTAAGGTATTGGCGCAGTACGATCCCATGTTTACACAGTACATGTTTAACGAAATGTTCATTAATCCTGCCTATGCAGGAAGTAAGGAAGCTTTGGCAATTAATGCACTTCACCGACAACAATGGGTTGGTTTTGAAGGACGCCCAGTTACCACCACGCTTTCCATGCATGGTCCATTGGCAAACAATAAAATGGGTATCGGTCTTAGTTTGTTAAATGAGAACATAGCATCCGGAAAATTAAAACGTAATTTGGCCTATATAACCTATGCATACCGCATTAAAACGGGCGAAAATGGACACCTTAGTTTTGGTTTAATGGGTGGAGCCCATATACAATCAAATAACTACGCATCCTTGCAAACTACCGATATAAATGATGTACGCTTTTCAGCAAACACCGGCAATGTTATGACTCCAAATTTTGGTGCCGGAATTTATTATTCAACACAAAAGTTTTATGCCGGACTCTCGCTTCCGCGCATGGTTGCTGATAATTTAGGAATAACTTCTACCGGCGATGTCAAGAAAAACACATCAATTGATCCTTCAAAATTCCACTACTACTTTACAATAGGGCGTGTATTTGATGCAGGCGACAATGTTAAATTAAAACCTCAGGTGATGTTGAAGGCGGTGAAAAATGCGCCTGTTGAAATGGATTTAAATCTAAGTGCATTACTGATGGAGAAAATTTGGATTGGTGCCTCATACCGCACAAAGGCCGATCTTTCATTTATTGCCGGAATACAGGTTAACCCACAATTTTTAGTTAGTTATTCATACGATTATTCACTTAATGATTTAGGTTCTTACACCAGTGGATCACACGAAATAGGTTTGGGATACGTATTTGGATTTAAAGGTAAAAAAGTAATATCAAACCGATACTTCTAA